One Terriglobia bacterium genomic window, TAGTGCGGCGGCGTCGACGTGCACGTCTTGGACGTTTAGCAAGCCGCTGGGCACGAAAGAACGAAGTAGCCCGACGCCCCAAAATCCGCCGAGCAGCCCGACGAATCCGCCCATGGCTGATAGAAGCATGCTTTCCGTCAGAAGTTGCCGTGCGAGGCGAGAGTGTGTGGCGCCGAGAGCGGAGCGCAGGACAGATTCGCGAGCGCGGACAGATCCCCGCGAGAGTTGAAGGTTCGCGATGTTTGCGCAAGCAATCAGCAAAATGAATGCAACTGCGGCCATCAGCGTCCAGAGAGGGGCACGGACGCTGCCTGTCAATTGATCATGCAGGGAAACGACGCGGAGATGGACCTCTTGCGTGTAGCTGCCAAGAAATTTTGGAAGCAGCGGCAATGTACGGCTGTCAATCACTGAAAGGTCGGCTTCTGCCTGAGCGAGCGTCACGCCTGGCTTCAGTCTCGCGATGACATCAAGAAACCAAATGGCCGAACTCGCATCACTCGGCGCGGCGAGGGGTACGAACACCTGCGGCTGCCTGCCCGAGGTTGGGAATTTGAAACTCGCGGGAAGCACTCCGACTACGGAATAGTCCCTGTCGTCGAGCATAATCGGCCGTCCGAGGACTCCCGGATCGCCCGCATAGCGCGACTGCCAAAGCCCGTAGCTCAATATGGCCGCGCGCGAACCTCCTCGACGATCCTCTTCTGGGGTAAAGCTTCGGCCGCGCAGCAGTTCGACGCCAAGCACGGAGAAAAAATTCGCGGACACGCTCTTGCCCGGAATCCTTTCCGGAATGCCCGCTCCCGTGAGCGTGAACTCCCCAGTAAAATGCGTAGCAGCAATTCCGGAAAACACATCATTCTTGTCGCGCCAGGCGAAATACGTCGGATGGGGCACAGCGGACCAGTGCAAATCCGATTTCGGGTTTTGCAAGGCGGTCCAGACGAGATGCGCCGAGTCCTTGTAAGGAAGTGACCTCAGCAATACGGCATCTACGACGGAAAAAATCGCTGTGTTCGCCCCAATGCCGAGGGCGAGCGTTAGGACCGCAACTGTCGTGAATCCGGGATTCCGGCGAAGCTGGCGGAGGCCGTAGCGGAGGTCCTGGCCGAACTCGCTGATCATGCGCGCGCCCCAGGTGTCACGGCATTCCTCCTTCACCTGGCCGAGGTTGCCGAACTGGCGCAGCGCTGCGTAACGCGCTTCTTGCGCGCTCATGCCACGGGCGACGTTCTGCTCGGTCTGCTTTTCCAGGTGGAAACGGAGTTCATCATCCATTTCCTGCTCGGCCCGATTCTTGCGAAACAATGCACGCAGATTGAACATCGTGACCTCCAAAGGCCTCACCCGGCCGCTGGCGCGGCCACCCTCTCCCAGAGGGCGAGGGCTGGTGAGTTAATTCGCTACCCGCGATTGGGGGTGCTGCCGCTGTAAGATCAGCAGGAGGGCGGATCCCTCCCCTACAAAATCAAAACCCGCAGACCGCAAACCCGGCGGTCTGCGCTACCGGGCTGCAAGGCTGCCATCAGGCGGTCTCGATAATCTGGGCGATGGCGGCGGAGAGGCGCGTCCAGTTTGAGGTCTCGCGCTCAAGCTGCCTGCGGCCGCTCGCGGTGAGGCGATAGTATTTGGCCCGGCGGTTGTTTTCTGAGGCTCCCCACTCCGCTCGAATCCAGCCCTGCTGCTCCATGCGATAGAGCGCCGGATAGAGCGAGCCCTGCTGCACCTGCAGCACGTCCTTCGAGATTTGCTGGATGCGCTGGGCGATGCCCCAGCCGTGCATGGGTTCAAGCGCCAGCGTTTTGAGAATCAACAGGTCAAGCGTGCCCTGCAGCAGATCAATCGACTTGCCCATTTTTGCCTTCTCCTTTTATGACAGCCTCATAATTTATCGCTAACCATCAATCACCAATCCCTAACCCCTGCCTTACTCATACCGCAAGGCCACCATGGGATCGGCCTTAGCCGCGCGGCGGGCCGGAATGTAACAGGCCGCGAGCGCCACGGCGATCAGGACCACTGAAACTGTGATAAACGTGAGCGGGTCGGTGGGCTTGACGCCAAAGAGCAGGCTCGACAGAAATCGTGTCAGCGCGAGCGCGCCGGCAACGCCAATGGCCACTCCAATCAAAGCCAGCTTGATCCCTTGCCCAATCACCATCCTCAGAACATCATTTTTCTCCGCCCCCAGCGCCATGCGAATGCCGATTTCCCTGGTCCTTTGCACAACCGAGTAAGCCATCACTCCGTACAGACCGATGCACGTCAATAGCAAGGCTAGTAATCCGAACACACTCGTCAGGCTGGCAAACAGGCGTTCCTGGAAGGTGGCCTCTGCAATCTGTTCGGATTGCGTTTTGACACCGAACAGCGGCAAGTTTTTGTCAAGGTCCTGAACCGTCCGTCGAACCAGGGTAATCCAGCCTTTCGGATTGCCTGCTGTACGGACCTCGAAGAACACTTTTCCCGCGTAGCTGAAGTGTGCGACATTCTGCGCATAGGGAACGTATATAGTTGGCAACGGAGTTTCCCGCAGGCTCCCATAGATTGAATCGCCCACCACGCCTACAATCGCGATGTCTGAGCTGTACTTTTCACCGCCGAAACCGAATCGCCGGCCAATCGCATCCTCATCCTTGAAGTATTTGCGGGCGAAGGCCTGGTTGATGACCCCAACCTTGGGAGATCCTTCTATGTCGCCTTCGCCAACGGTCCTTCCGAGTAACAGCGGGATTCCGAAGGTCTCAAAGAACCTCGCTCCGACCGAATTAACACGAGTCACAATTGTCCCGCCGCTCGTCTCTTCGGGTCCTGGGGTGTACCCCTGAATGGAGATCCCAGCGGTGTGTACACCACTGTCTACTAACATGTGCTGGGAGAACGTCGCCGAGCGCACGCCCGGAAGCGATTCAAGGCGGTGCCGCAATTCCTGATAGAAGCTTACTAATTTCTCGCCGCGATACCCGCCCTGGGTGGGATCGACTCCGAACAGCAACAGATTGCGTTGCGTGAAGCCGAGGTCCTGGTTGGCCAGGTTCGTCAAGGTCCGCACGAACAGAGCGGCGCCAACCAGCAACAGCATCGACATTGCAATTTGAGAGGCTACCAGGCCGTCGCCGAGCAACGACCGGAGATCCCGCACGCGGCCCCCTTTTCCTGCCAAACTCCCGGCGCCTTCCTTCAGCGCTGTATTTAGGGCCATCCGGGTGCCGCCCAATGCGGGAGCCAACCCGAAGAGAACTCCCGTAAGCGCCGAAATGAATGCCGTGAATCCCAGGACGCGCAGATCGGGTGAGACGTGCAGATAGATATGCTCCTTGCCGCTTGACATGAACGCCACCAGAACGCCGCTTGCCCAATATGCGAGCAGAATCCCAACCGCGCCTCCGGCAGCCGCGAGCATAAGGCCCTCGGTGAGTAACTGGCGAACCAGCCGGCGGCGCCCCGCTCCCAGCGCCAGCCTTACGGCAACTTCCTTCTGGCGCGAGGTCGCGCGCGCCAATAGCAGATTGGCCACGTTTGCGCAGGCTATCAGCAGAACGAGGGCCACCACCGCCATCAGTATGAGGAGCGGCTGAGAGAACTCGCGCCGGAGAGCCGCAAGTCCATTCGCGGCAGAGGCCAGTTCAATTTGGGGAGGGCTCAGTGAGATGTCGGGACTCTTGTGCGCAGGCGGCGTTTCTATGCCGGCGGTGGTCTGCTGGAGGGTTCCCGTCAGTTCGGCGCGCGCCTGCTGCTCGGCAACGCCGGGCCTAAGGCGGCCCATTACGATTACCCACCACTCCTGCCCCGCCGTGAATAACGTTTCCCCTTTGGGCAGCCACCGGTCCCAGCCAGGAAGGACCTGCGGATGGGTATGAAGAGGTACCCACGCGTCTATGCGGCGGCCGGGCTGAAGTCCAAAAAACTCCGGAGCGGAAACGCCTGCCAGGGTGAAAGGTACACCATTCACGGTAATGGTCTTGCCCACCACGGAGGGATCGCGGCCGAATCGACCGGCCCAGTAGCCGTAACTGATCACCGTAACCGGGGCCGCAGCGTCCGCGTCATCGGCGGGCGTAATTGTACGACCGATAATCGCGCGTACGCCCAACGTCGAGAAGTAGTCGCCGGAAACGAATTCGCCTGATGCCAGTGCAGATTGTCCACTGACGTTCATGTTGAAGCTGGCATCGATGTCCGAAAGCCCGAAGATGCCGGAAAACGCTCGATTTCTTGAATGGATGGCCTCAAATACAGGATAGGAAAATGCAGTGCTGGTATGGCGGCCGTTCTTGTCTTTGTCTGAGGAGCCATCCAATCCGTGAATGAAGTACGGCCAGCCCTGCGAGGCCCAATGGAGCACAAAGAGCTGCTCGGGCTGTCGCACGGGAAGCAGCTTGAACATCACCGCGTCAATCAGACTGAAGATTGCTGTATTGGCGCCAATGCCGAGGGCGAGAGTGAGAACCGCAACTGCCGTGAACCCCGGATTGCGGCGCAACTGGCGGAAGCCGTAGCGGAGGTCCTGGGCGAACTCGCTGATCATGCGCGCGCCCCAGGTGTCGCGGCATTCCTCCTTCACCTGTCCCACATTTCCGAATGTGCGCAGCGCCGCGTAGCGGGCCTCTTGCGCGCACATGCCCCGGGCGATGTTCTGCTCGATCTGCCTTTCAAGATGAAAGCGCAGCTCATCTTCCATTTCCTGCTCGGCCCGATTTTTGTGGAATAGTGCACGAAGGTTGAACATTATCCTCTCCGCACCGTAGAGGCGGCTTTACGCCGCCAATTGCCGAATGGCGGGATAAACCCGCCGCTACTTGCCGCCAGATTCGGGGTGGTGCGCCAAACCCGCCGCTACCCGCGAACTGGCGTTTGATTTGTGCCACCGCGGTCTGGTTCGATTCGTCAGCAAACACCGCAGGCCGCAACCCCGGCGCTCTGCCTGCCGACTGCCCCATGCTTTCCTAGACATTCAACAAAAGAACCATAATGCCTTTCCCCTAGAATGTCAAGAGGAAGGATTCACTCTGATATCCACGGAGGGGCCGTAGGAAATTTTTGAGTCAGAACGCGAGGGAAAATCCTGCTGGACGCCGGCATTGACAAACACTACCGTCTGCCGATAGTGTAACTTGCTCTTATGAACATACTCGTCCTGGGTTCGGGTGGGCGCGAACACGCTCTGGTCTGGAAACTGCGTGAAAGCCAGTTGACGGATGAGATCTTCTGCGCGCCGGGAAACGCCGGCATTGCCCAGACCGCCGAATGCTTCCCCGTTGATCTCGCCGCCTCCGCGGCCATCCTGCAGTTGGCCGGAGAACTGAAGGCTGACCTGACGGTTGCCGGGCCGGAAGCGCCGCTGGTGGCGGGCGTGGTGGACGCATTTGAAGCGGCAGGGCGAAGGATAGTGGGCCCCACAAAACTGGCCGCGCAGCTCGAGGGAAGCAAGGTCTTCGCCAAGGAGTTCATGCAGCGCCACGCAATTCCGACGGCGAAGTTCGCGGTGGTGGAAGATTATTCAAGCGGCGAAAAGGCCGTTGCCGAATTCGGTCTGCCGGTGGTGATCAAGGCCGATGGGCTTGCGGCGGGCAAGGGCGTGGTGGTGGCACGCACGCATGACGAAGCTGAAAAGGCGCTGGGCGATTTCATGGTCAGGAAATCGCTGGGCGGCGCCGGCGAGCGGGTGGTGGTTGAGGAATGCCTGCTGGGTGAAGAGCTGTCGTTCATCATCCTGGCCGGCAAACGGGGCTGGCTGCCTCTGGTCCCGACCCAGGACCACAAGGCGGTGTTCGACAACGATCTTGGCCCCAACACGGGAGGCATGGGGGCGTACAGCGAAGATTCGATACTTCCAGAACGGCTGGGGCAGGATATCAGCCGCGAGGTGATCGAGCCCACGCTGGCCGGCATGGCGGCTGACGGGATGCCCTATTACGGGTTTCTATACTGCGGGTTGATGATCACTGCGGAAGGTCCCAAGGTGCTGGAATACAACGTTCGCCTGGGGGACCCTGAAACGCAGCCCATTATGATGCGGCTGCGGTCCGACCTGTGCGAAATGCTGATGGCCTCGCTCGAAGGGCAGTTGACGGCGGTTGGCGCGCGCTGGAGTCCCAGCCCTTCGGTGTGCGTGGTGCTGGCATCGAGAGGCTACCCCGGCAAAAGCGAAACCGGCAGGGAAATCACGGGAATCGAATCGGCGGAATCGCTGGGCGGGGTCAAGGTGTTTCACGCGGGGACTGTGTTCCACGACCATCAACTGCTGACTGCCGGGGGGCGCGTCCTGGGCGTGGCGGCGACTGCTGAAGACCTTCCGACGACCATCGAACAGGCCTACGCCGCCGTCAGTAAGGTCCAGTTTGACGGAATGCATTACCGTCACGACATTGGAGCAAAAGGTTTGCGGCGGCTTAAAGTGACGGGAGAAATCCGACACCCCAGCAATCAGGCGGGCAATCCGCCGCCGGCTTAGAACGGGGAGGGATAGTCTGCCGCGAACAGTCCGCCGGCTGAAACCATCCATCAAGGAGAAATGAATGGCTGAAAAGGCAAAACCACTAGTCGGCATTATCATGGGGAGTGACACCGATCTTCCGGTAATGAAAGAAGCGGCGGTAACACTGGACAAATTTGGAGTGCCGTTCGAGATCGACATCACCTCCGCGCACCGGTCTCCGGCCCGGACATCCGAATACGCCCGCACGGCGAAGGAGCGTGGACTGAAGGCAATCATCGTGGGGGCGGGAGGCGCGGCGCACCTGGCCGGCCTGGTGGCAGCAGAGACAACATTGCCGGTGATCGGCGTGCCCATGCCTACGACTTCGCTGCAGGGCATGGATTCGCTGCTTTCAACGGTGCAGATGCCCGGCGGCATCCCGGTTGCCACGGTTGCCATCGGCAAGTCCGGCGCGGTGAACGCAGCCATTCTGGCGGTGCAGATCATAGCCACGGCGGACGCCGCGCTCGGGCAGAAGCTGGCAGATTACAAGAAAGACCTCGCCAGGGGAGTGCAGGAGAAATCGGCGAAACTGAAGCGGGAGTTTCAGCTTTAGGGGTGTTGCTGAATACTGGACGCGGCCCATCTGTCATGCTGATCCCGCGAAGCGGGAGAGGCATCTGCTGTTTCTTAGTGAAAATAAAAAGGAGATCCTTCGCGGAGTTGACCCTGAGACCCTTCTCCCGCTTTGCGGGATCAGGGCCGTTCGCAAATTGAGGGCGAACAGGCCCATGATGACAGTCGATCTGCTACGGCTTCTTATCAAACTTGAGGGCGACGGAATTGATGCAATAACGCAAGCCGGTGGGGCCGGCGCCGTCCGGAAACACGTGGCCCAGGTGGGCGTCGCACTTGCTGCAGAGAACTTCCACGCGACGCATCCCATGGCTCAGGTCAGATTCTTCCCGGACATTCTGCTCATCCAGGGGGGCGGTGTAGCTCGGCCAGCCGCAGTGTGAATCAAACTTGGCCTCGGAACCGAACAGTTCCGCGCCACAGCAGACGCAGCGATAGGCCCCTTTGACGTGCAGATCGGTGTATTCGCCCGTGAACGGCGGCTCTGTGCCTTTCTGCCGGGTGACGTAATACTGCTGCGGCGTCAGTTCTTTTCGCCACTCGTCGTCAGTTTTGTTGATTTTGCTGGTCAACCTGTCAGAATTCATACTGATGATTTTCAGATGCTGTTAGGCTATCGCCTCTCAGCGTGTGGACTCCCCGTGGCCGTTCCTGCGGACCAGTTTATCGACGGTCTCAATCAACGCGTTCAGCTTGTATTCGCTAGCGGCCTGAGCGTCTCTGAGGTCTCGAAAGCCGGATTCCATGCGCTCAGCAAGGCGGATCTCGGTTTGAGCCAGGCGGCCGACGAGATCGGTGACGGTGGCGACAGAAGAATCTAATTGGGCCGCACGCGCGGCGCCCGCTTCGAGGGCGGCATCGATTCGGTTGATCGCCTCCTCGTGCCTCTTCATTGCTTCTTCGTGCCTCTGAAGCCAGCCCTCATGCTTGGCCTGCATGTCCAGCATGAATTGCATTGCCTTTTCCATGTCCATGGCCTCAGTATACCACGATGGGCGCGCGTTCCCCTGATTCATGCTCCGCGGGCGGGCACCTGCTATAATCTTGATTTTTGCGGACGTAAGACCAAAATCCAACTGGGTGGGACGTGATGTTTAAGACGATTGAGTGGACCAGCGACGGCGTCCGGATGATCGACCAGACACTGCTGCCCAGCGAAGAGGTTTACCGGATTTACCGGACGTACCCGGAGGTCGCAGAGGCGATCCGATCGATGGTGATCCGCGGGGCGCCGGCCATTGGAGTGGCGGCGGCGATGGGCGTGGCGCTGGGAGTGAAGAACTCGCGCGCGAAGGGCCTTGCGGAACTCCGCAGCGAGTTCGAAACCATCGCCGATGCGATTTCCAAAACGCGGCCGACCGCCGTCAACCTGTTCTGGGCAGTAAAGCGCATGCGCACAAAGTTTGAAGACGCGCTGGCGGGGACCGGTTCGGAATCTGAAAGGATCGGCCGGGCCAAAACATCGCTGGAAGAAGAAGCGCAGCGCGTGCTGGCGGAAGACATCGCCGTGAATGAGGCGATGGGCAGGCACGGCGCGAGTCTGCTGAAGGATTCTTCAACCATCCTGACGCATTGCAACGCCGGAGCGCTTGCCACCGGCGGCTACGGGACGGCGCTGGGTGTGATTCGCGCGGCCGTCGAGGAAGGGAAGAAGCTCAGCGTGTTTGCGGATGAAACGCGGCCCTTCCTCCAGGGCGCGCGGCTCACCGCCTGGGAACTGGCCAAGGACGGCATTCCGGTGACGTTGATTACCGACAACATGGCGGGTTACTTCATGAAGCAGTCGAAAATACAGGCGGTGATTGTGGGCGCAGACCGCATTGCCGCCAATGGAGACGTGGCCAACAAGATCGGTACTTACACGGTGGCCGTGCTGGCGCGTGAGAACCAGATCCCGTTTTACGTGGCGGCGCCGCTTTCAACCATTGACCTGGAACTGGCCTCGGGGGACGAAATTCCCATCGAGGAGCGCTCGCCGGACGAGGTGACGCATTGGAGGGGGATCCAGACCGCCCCGGAAAATGTCAGCGCGCGGCACCCGGCCTTCGACGTGACTCCCCACCGCTACGTGACCGCCATCATCACCGAGCGCGGCATCGCCCGCAATCCCTATGTGGACAGCCTGAAGGCCCTTTTTGATATGCAGGCAGCCGAGCAGGCTTCGCGCTAGGATCGTTTCCTGATAGTCGAGCCGCAGCCACTCGGCGGGCCGAATTCGCGGGCTGCGATTGGCCCTGTGGCGAGATGAACTCGCCGCTACAGGTCCAACCTGGAGCGCGGGCCTTACTCGTGGTGGAGGGCCACGATGGGGTCAAGGCGTGAGGCTTTCATGGCCGGCCACATTCCGAAAAACAGCCCGATGCTGATCGAAACCAGGAATCCGAGCAGGACGGACCAAAGCGGCACGGAGGAGGGGACGCTGGGGAAGAAGGTTCGTATGGCGAAGTTCAGCATATAGCCCAGGATGATGCCCATCACGCCACCCGCGCCCGTCAGCGTCATGGCTTCCAGCAGAAATTGCCAGGTGATGTCCTGCCGGCGCGCACCGATGGCTTTGCGCACGCCGATTTCGCGGGTCCGCTCGGTGACGGAAACCAGCATGATGTTCATCACGCCAATCCCGCCCACGAGCAGACCGATCGAGGAGAGCACCACCATAACGAGGGCCACGGTCCCGGTGATCTGGTTGAATTGCCTGATCACGGACGCCGCGGTGGCCATGCCGAAGTTGTTTTCCTGGTCAGGCCTGACCTTGCGCACGCGCCGCAGCACGGCCGTGATTTCGTCCAGGGCCGCGTTCATGCGGTCGGGATAGGCCATGGCCAGAATAAAGTTTTCTTTTGCCTGCGGATAGATCTTCTTGAAAGTCCAGTAGGGGATGAAGACTGTCCGGTCAGAGCCATTGTCGCCCAGGAACGACAATCTCTTGGCGAGGGTCCCCACAATCTGGAATGTATTGCCGCCCACGACGATGTTTTTGCCGATGGGGTCCTCATTCTGAAAAAACCTGGTGGCCACATCCGCGCCAAGGACGGCGACATTCAGGCGATGGTTGTCCTCGATGGAGGTGTAAGGCCGGCCATCGACGAATTGGGAGTTATTGATAAAGAAATCTTCCGAGGTAGCGCCTTGAAGGCCGGCGTCCAGCATATCCTGTCCCTTGTACTTCGCCCCCACGGCAGGCCCGCGATTGAAAATCTCAACGGCGACATCCTGGACGTCAGGACAATTGTCTCGAATGGCCATGGCGTCTTCATACTGCAGAGGCTTGCGCATGCGCTCTTCGCGCGTCAGGTTGAATCGGATGCCCGGCTCAAATTTGTAAATGAAAATCGAGCGTGATCCGTATTGCTCCATGGTATCGACGAGCTTGTTGTTGAGTCCGGTGATGATGGAGGCAACGCCAATCACGGTGGTGGTCCCGATCAGGACTCCCAGCACTGTGAGGGCTGAGCGGAACTTGTGAGTCCGAAGCGTATCGAGCGCCAGCAGCAGGTTTTCCCGGATATTTCGCAGTTGCTCTGGCATGCCTATGTTTCCGCCCTCAGGGCCTCGATGGGGTCGAGCCGTGCGGCCTTGC contains:
- the purD gene encoding phosphoribosylamine--glycine ligase, which translates into the protein MNILVLGSGGREHALVWKLRESQLTDEIFCAPGNAGIAQTAECFPVDLAASAAILQLAGELKADLTVAGPEAPLVAGVVDAFEAAGRRIVGPTKLAAQLEGSKVFAKEFMQRHAIPTAKFAVVEDYSSGEKAVAEFGLPVVIKADGLAAGKGVVVARTHDEAEKALGDFMVRKSLGGAGERVVVEECLLGEELSFIILAGKRGWLPLVPTQDHKAVFDNDLGPNTGGMGAYSEDSILPERLGQDISREVIEPTLAGMAADGMPYYGFLYCGLMITAEGPKVLEYNVRLGDPETQPIMMRLRSDLCEMLMASLEGQLTAVGARWSPSPSVCVVLASRGYPGKSETGREITGIESAESLGGVKVFHAGTVFHDHQLLTAGGRVLGVAATAEDLPTTIEQAYAAVSKVQFDGMHYRHDIGAKGLRRLKVTGEIRHPSNQAGNPPPA
- a CDS encoding ABC transporter permease, with product MFNLRALFRKNRAEQEMDDELRFHLEKQTEQNVARGMSAQEARYAALRQFGNLGQVKEECRDTWGARMISEFGQDLRYGLRQLRRNPGFTTVAVLTLALGIGANTAIFSVVDAVLLRSLPYKDSAHLVWTALQNPKSDLHWSAVPHPTYFAWRDKNDVFSGIAATHFTGEFTLTGAGIPERIPGKSVSANFFSVLGVELLRGRSFTPEEDRRGGSRAAILSYGLWQSRYAGDPGVLGRPIMLDDRDYSVVGVLPASFKFPTSGRQPQVFVPLAAPSDASSAIWFLDVIARLKPGVTLAQAEADLSVIDSRTLPLLPKFLGSYTQEVHLRVVSLHDQLTGSVRAPLWTLMAAVAFILLIACANIANLQLSRGSVRARESVLRSALGATHSRLARQLLTESMLLSAMGGFVGLLGGFWGVGLLRSFVPSGLLNVQDVHVDAAALALTIAVSALAGVISYFAPMLTLFSPNLSLTIQAGRGQGPRSRKNAFRQNLLPLVEVASAVVLLVAAGLLLRSFLRLTGVSYGFDSHNVLTARIFLPLDRYSTEPQQAAFSSQLLDRISVLPGVRAASLATSLPNTLSMKVRVGIEGRPAPALNDPAASVPLDSVGGGYFRALGIPILSGRGFENRDGPNTAKVAVVNQEFVRRFFPHSENPIGQRILIAVGTSDQTVVSIIGVSAAIRRVGPGGNPLPQVFLPLTQSPSDEITALLHTASDPRAVVPALRSQVLVIDKQLPLANIATMDDLLAGETADQHFETMAVGLFAALALLLAGLGIYGVISYMVSQRTSEIGVRMALGAQSGDILWLILGHGTKLALIGMAIGVAGALTLTRFLASQLYGITPTDPLTFITVSVILIAVALAACYIPARRAAKVDPMVALRYE
- a CDS encoding ABC transporter permease, coding for MPEQLRNIRENLLLALDTLRTHKFRSALTVLGVLIGTTTVIGVASIITGLNNKLVDTMEQYGSRSIFIYKFEPGIRFNLTREERMRKPLQYEDAMAIRDNCPDVQDVAVEIFNRGPAVGAKYKGQDMLDAGLQGATSEDFFINNSQFVDGRPYTSIEDNHRLNVAVLGADVATRFFQNEDPIGKNIVVGGNTFQIVGTLAKRLSFLGDNGSDRTVFIPYWTFKKIYPQAKENFILAMAYPDRMNAALDEITAVLRRVRKVRPDQENNFGMATAASVIRQFNQITGTVALVMVVLSSIGLLVGGIGVMNIMLVSVTERTREIGVRKAIGARRQDITWQFLLEAMTLTGAGGVMGIILGYMLNFAIRTFFPSVPSSVPLWSVLLGFLVSISIGLFFGMWPAMKASRLDPIVALHHE
- a CDS encoding PadR family transcriptional regulator; protein product: MGKSIDLLQGTLDLLILKTLALEPMHGWGIAQRIQQISKDVLQVQQGSLYPALYRMEQQGWIRAEWGASENNRRAKYYRLTASGRRQLERETSNWTRLSAAIAQIIETA
- the purE gene encoding 5-(carboxyamino)imidazole ribonucleotide mutase, with product MAEKAKPLVGIIMGSDTDLPVMKEAAVTLDKFGVPFEIDITSAHRSPARTSEYARTAKERGLKAIIVGAGGAAHLAGLVAAETTLPVIGVPMPTTSLQGMDSLLSTVQMPGGIPVATVAIGKSGAVNAAILAVQIIATADAALGQKLADYKKDLARGVQEKSAKLKREFQL
- the msrB gene encoding peptide-methionine (R)-S-oxide reductase MsrB, whose product is MNSDRLTSKINKTDDEWRKELTPQQYYVTRQKGTEPPFTGEYTDLHVKGAYRCVCCGAELFGSEAKFDSHCGWPSYTAPLDEQNVREESDLSHGMRRVEVLCSKCDAHLGHVFPDGAGPTGLRYCINSVALKFDKKP
- a CDS encoding ABC transporter permease, whose amino-acid sequence is MFNLRALFHKNRAEQEMEDELRFHLERQIEQNIARGMCAQEARYAALRTFGNVGQVKEECRDTWGARMISEFAQDLRYGFRQLRRNPGFTAVAVLTLALGIGANTAIFSLIDAVMFKLLPVRQPEQLFVLHWASQGWPYFIHGLDGSSDKDKNGRHTSTAFSYPVFEAIHSRNRAFSGIFGLSDIDASFNMNVSGQSALASGEFVSGDYFSTLGVRAIIGRTITPADDADAAAPVTVISYGYWAGRFGRDPSVVGKTITVNGVPFTLAGVSAPEFFGLQPGRRIDAWVPLHTHPQVLPGWDRWLPKGETLFTAGQEWWVIVMGRLRPGVAEQQARAELTGTLQQTTAGIETPPAHKSPDISLSPPQIELASAANGLAALRREFSQPLLILMAVVALVLLIACANVANLLLARATSRQKEVAVRLALGAGRRRLVRQLLTEGLMLAAAGGAVGILLAYWASGVLVAFMSSGKEHIYLHVSPDLRVLGFTAFISALTGVLFGLAPALGGTRMALNTALKEGAGSLAGKGGRVRDLRSLLGDGLVASQIAMSMLLLVGAALFVRTLTNLANQDLGFTQRNLLLFGVDPTQGGYRGEKLVSFYQELRHRLESLPGVRSATFSQHMLVDSGVHTAGISIQGYTPGPEETSGGTIVTRVNSVGARFFETFGIPLLLGRTVGEGDIEGSPKVGVINQAFARKYFKDEDAIGRRFGFGGEKYSSDIAIVGVVGDSIYGSLRETPLPTIYVPYAQNVAHFSYAGKVFFEVRTAGNPKGWITLVRRTVQDLDKNLPLFGVKTQSEQIAEATFQERLFASLTSVFGLLALLLTCIGLYGVMAYSVVQRTREIGIRMALGAEKNDVLRMVIGQGIKLALIGVAIGVAGALALTRFLSSLLFGVKPTDPLTFITVSVVLIAVALAACYIPARRAAKADPMVALRYE
- the mtnA gene encoding S-methyl-5-thioribose-1-phosphate isomerase; translated protein: MMFKTIEWTSDGVRMIDQTLLPSEEVYRIYRTYPEVAEAIRSMVIRGAPAIGVAAAMGVALGVKNSRAKGLAELRSEFETIADAISKTRPTAVNLFWAVKRMRTKFEDALAGTGSESERIGRAKTSLEEEAQRVLAEDIAVNEAMGRHGASLLKDSSTILTHCNAGALATGGYGTALGVIRAAVEEGKKLSVFADETRPFLQGARLTAWELAKDGIPVTLITDNMAGYFMKQSKIQAVIVGADRIAANGDVANKIGTYTVAVLARENQIPFYVAAPLSTIDLELASGDEIPIEERSPDEVTHWRGIQTAPENVSARHPAFDVTPHRYVTAIITERGIARNPYVDSLKALFDMQAAEQASR